Genomic DNA from Mus musculus strain C57BL/6J chromosome 11, GRCm38.p6 C57BL/6J:
TAAGCACCGTCCctactcccctctccctctcccccacatgCAGGCATCCAGGAGTCATTGTCAGTCActgacccccccctccccccacttcttgGAAATATAGATTGCagcctccctccagcccctcccccatcttctctCTGGGCCCAGATATACAAGGAACAGCTCAACACAAGAATTGTTCTGGTTGCCATGGAAACGTGGGCAGATGGGGACAAGATCCAGGTGCAGGATGACCTACTGGAGACCCTGGCCCGGCTTATGGTCTACCGGCGGGAGGGTCTGCCTGAGCCCAGTGATGCCACCCACCTCTTCTCGTGAGTCCCCACACTGTACCCTGCCAGCTTTTGCTGGCTGCTAGTTCTTACCGCCTGTGCCAGGCGATCTTTTCGGGGACCCTGCAGGTGGAGCTCACCTGCCACCTGCCACCTGCTTCCAGCCACATGCACCAGCTGGGTATCCTCTGCACCTTGGGCTGTGCAGGGAATGtgctctttgcctttctctgccaGGCTGCCCGTCACCCCTTCTTTGGTGATGAAGTACCCTAGTGATGGACAAACCCAATTAAAGGCCCTGAAACCTCCATTTGGCTTACGGGTGAATGAACCCAAATAGGGGAAGGGCTGGCCTGAGGCCACCAGGCTGATAGAAAGGTCTGGAACCCACTGCTCCTTTGACATCATCctgaccactctctcccttcTAGGGGTAGAACCTTCCAGAGCACCAGCAGCGGGGCGGCCTACGTGGGAGGCATCTGTTCACTGTCCCGGGGTGGAGGTGTGAACGAGGTGAGCACCCAGAGGCCCAGCCAGGACAGAGGCTTGCTAAGACCCAGTGACTGTTGGGAGCATGCAGACATCCTGTGCTCTGTCTTGCCCATCCCTAGTATGGCAACATGGGTGCCATGGCGGTGACCCTGGCCCAGACGCTAGGGCAGAACTTGGGCATGATGTGGAATAAGCACCGGAGCTCAGCAGGTACCAACAACCCTCCCAGACCCACACAGAGCCTCAAGAAATGAAGAAGGGGCCAGTGGGGGTGCTTCTCCACTCTATATCTCATGTGTTCTTAAATCTCCTCTTAGGGGACTGCAAGTGTCCAGACATTTGGCTGGGCTGCATCATGGAGGACACTGGGTGAGTTTTGGAGACAGACTTTGGGAAGGGTTTGGGGTAAGAAGAGGCCTTCGAGGAGCACTAACAGTCAAGATGGGTGGCTTCAAGAGGACCTAGCTCACAGGACTACTCAGGATAACCAAGAATATAGGTTATCTGTAAATAGCTCAGGGATGCTTGGGTACCAAAAACTGCCAGACTGCAGGGCGCACTCTGGCCACTGGGAGGCGCTCGAGCCTCGTGCGAGGCGCCGTCCCTCCCAGGCGTTCCGACACTGGGCTCTTTGTCCCGAGGTTCAGGAGAAAGAACGCAAGCGACGTCCTCCACCCATTCCTAGACAGGAGTATGGGATTGATTGTCGTGCAACCTCAGGGCAGTCCTTCGGTCTCCTTGTAGTAGTAACCAAGTCTCTCGAGGAAGGGCTGTCCCCAGCAACACAGTTCCCCTCTCGCCCGTCTAGGTTCTATTTGCCCCGCAAGTTCTCGCGCTGCAGCATCGACGAATACAACCAGTTTCTGCAGGAGGGAGGCGGGAGCTGCCTGTTCAACAAGCCCCTCAAGGTACTAGCGCGGAGAACGGGGAAGCGGGGGGTGGGCAGGGTGCCAGCCAGGCTCCCGACATCCCCTCTCCCTCCAGCTTCTGGACCCTCCCGAGTGCGGAAACGGCTTCGTGGAGGCGGGAGAGGAGTGCGACTGCGGGTCGGTGCAGGTGAGCGCTCCTGGTGGGCTCCCGTCTGGGCCCGGGACGCGCGCATGGGCTCCGGGAAGGGAGAATACAGAGTGGGAAGGGGCTAGCCCGCCTCTCCACTTCTCCCCGCGACCCTCAGGAGTGCAGCCGAGCAGGGGGCAACTGCTGCAAAAAATGCACCTTGACGCACGACGCCATGTGCAGCGATGGGCTCTGTTGTCGCCGCTGCAAGGTGAGGACCTAGCGAGCGGGAggcggggggcgggggaagaAGCAAAGAAACGATTGGATGCCCTCGATAAGAGGCGGGAATGGGGAAGAGCTGAGTCTGTTTGGGCGGGCCTTGTCCCGAAGAGAGCGCCAATGGGGAATGAGTTAGGAGCTGAGGACCGGAGGGGAGAGTCACCCTTACTGCTGAGGGTGGAGAGGGACAGGAAATGAGAATCAGGCCTTGGGACCCACGTTCCAGCACATTAACCCTGGAAGGGCAGTGGGGAAATATTTATCCTTCCCAGAAACACATGCATGCTTTTCCTAGTATGAGCCACGAGGTGTCTCCTGCCGAGAAGCGGTGAATGAGTGTGACATTGCAGAGACCTGCACCGGCGACTCAAGCCAGGTCTGCCAAACCATCTGTTCTGTGGGAGCTCAAAGCAAGACAGCCCCCTCCCTTATAAGTTTGGCGCTGAAGAGTTGACTACTCTGTGTGTCCTCTCTGCTTAGCGGGTGGGGTAGCCGCAGCTGACCAGCCTCAGCTTTTTCTTCTCTGAGAAAGGGGTCTTTCGAGCCACCTACCTCTGTTCGGTCAATCATTAAATAAGCATTTGTAGTGACACTGGTATTCCTACCGCCTGCCCAGTGTCTAGTGTATTCTAAGGATCTGGTGGATCGTAACATGGGTTAACTAGGGCTTCTGGGGTAATGGATGCAAGAAACTGGGGAAGCTTGGAAAAGCTAGGAGACTTACCAGTCAAATCCACAGAGCCAAACAGGCCCCCATCTTTCGTGTGGAAGAGCCATGTGACATGTGGCCCCTTTGGGGTAGCTTTTGGTTCCTTgcattctccccccacccccccccacacacaccccgaaCCTCAGCTCAGCTCTGGGCTACCCTGCTcagccagcctctctctctctctctctctctccagtgtcCCCCTAACCTTCACAAGCTGGACGGTTACTACTGTGATCATGAGCAGGTATGAGGGATAGGGGTGGGGTCCTTCCGTCCGAATTCAGTGCAGTCTTGTCTCCCTCAGTGTCTTGATGCTTCCTCTCCCACGGCTCATAGGGTCGTTGCTATGGAGGCCGCTGTAAAACCCGGGACCGGCAGTGCCAAGCCCTATGGGGCCATGGTGAGTCCAGAGACTCGGGAAAACCCAAAGCTCAGAGTTAGGCTGGGACGCTGGTTGAAGGAACAAGCCCTGCAACCAACGTGGCTTCTGAAGACCTTAGGCATCAAGCCTAAGGATTAGGCCCAAGTTTTAGAGGTGCAGGTCTGAGGTCCTAGATGGGATCCAGGGATCTGTGGGGTgatgcttcctctctctctttctctctctagcgGCTGCGGATCGTTTCTGCTATGAGAAGCTGAACGTGGAGGGGACAGAGCGTGGAAACTGTGGACGCAAGGGATCTGGTTGGGTCCAGTGCAGTAAGCAGTAAGTAGCATCCCCGCCCCAGGGTCAGGGAATCTCCAGAGGTAAAGGCAGGGCTCTAGGAAGAGCCTGTGAGGCCAGAGGGGAAGGAGCAGGCTCGGTACTTGGGTCTACAGAGAAATTTGGCTTCATCGACCCCATGTGTCCCTACAGGGATGTGCTCTGTGGCTTCCTTCTGTGCGTCAACATCTCTGGAGCTCCGCGGCTAGGGGATCTGGGGGGCGACATCAGCAGTGTCACCTTCTACCACCAGGGCAAGGAGTTGGACTGCAGGTGTTGTCTGGAACCGTGGATGGGGAGGTTGAAGGGACAACTGTGATGGGGACTAGAGGACAGGGGTTGAGGCTGTGTATACCATCTCTCCAGGGGAGGCCACGTGCAGCTAGCTGATGGCTCGGACCTGAGCTATGTGGAGGACGGCACGGCCTGTGGGCCCAACATGTTGTGCCTAGATCACCGCtgcctgccagcctctgccttcaaCTTCAGCACCTGCCCTGGAAGTGGAGAGCGAAGGATCTGCTCCCATCATGGGGTGGGTGTCTGGAGGCCAGGGGGAGCCTGCTGGAGGAGGCTCACACGGAGATGTGGCCTTGCTTATCCATGCTGGCCTCGCCTACCTGTAGGTTTGCAGCAACGAGGGGAAGTGTATCTGTCAGCCAGACTGGACAGGCAAAGACTGCAGTATTCACAACCCACTGCCCACGTCCCCTCCCACTGGGGAGACTGAGAGATACAAAGGTGAGGCTGAAGTTGCCCAGCACTGTCTATGTTGCCCGTTTTCCATGCTTGTCCCTGCCAACCAAGCCCTACCCTCCTCCCCAGGTCCCAGCGGTACCAACATCATCATTGGCTCCATCGCCGGGGCTGTCCTGGTCGCAGCCATCGTCCTGGGCGGCACGGGCTGGGGATTTAAGTAAGAGACACATGCTCCCTAGATCCCCCAACAGGTGCTTGGGGGTTCGGCACCCTAGACTGTTGGAGCCTAATGGCCTCCCTGACAGGTTAGCTCACCCTGAACTCACACATCACTCATTCAAGCCAGCCCACGGGTCTTGTTTGAACAGTTCAAGAAACTATCTACTCATATCTAAACACCAGACTTTACGGGAACAACCTTGACTCCCAGCCTCCTGAAGACTGCTCAACGCATCCCAGCACGGCCTAGGGCTTGTCTGAGATGTCTCCCCGTCCCTATCCACATTCAGCCCAGGAACTCCAGAACGTTGCAGTTAGGGTCTGGTGTAGCCCCCACGTTGGGCGCTTGAAGAGCCCTGAGGCCCAAGGTCACAATGTGACTTAGTGGCCAAGCTAGGATTTGAACCCCCTACCAAGCTGGGATAGATCTCCACGGTCCATTTATGGGACAGGTCTTCCTGGGCTGGAAGGCCGTTCTTTTGGAGAACAGGAGGTTCACGCAATTTCTTTTTCCTATCTCTCTTGCCTGTCCTCTCCTTGGCTCCTGAAGAAACATCCGTCGTGGAAGGTACGACCCGACCCAGCAGGGGGCAGTGTGATGCCGGCCACGTCATCCCTCCCGCTGTCCTTGTCTCCATTTCATCCGTCCCTTTGCATTCTGTTGACCGGGAGCTGGGACCGATCCGATTCCCGAAGCCCTGCAGGGAGCCTGGGAAGCGAGTCCTCTGTCTGCTCAGGCCCTTCCTCCTGCCCACCCGCCTGTTGGGCCCTGGCCCACCTTCATCTGTCCTTTCTGCCGCCGGGTCCCATGGCCGGGTGGGCGCTGGAACTGTGCCCTGCAACCCCTTCCGCTAGGAGGGGGCCTCCCCCTGCGTCCTGCCCATCTGTTTTGTCTACCATGCCACCGCTGTCTGACCTCTGCCAGAACCCCCACCTGGCCAGCTTGTGACTTGATGCCTCCAGGACCTCTGGGGAGGAGCGGGGCAACTAGAGGGCTCACCCTCAGAGCCCAGCCTCAAGTCCTCTCCTGATGCCCTCTCTCCATTCCAGGTCCGGAGGGGCCTAAGTGCCACCCTGCTCCCTCCGAGCCTGGCACCCACCATCTCGGCCCTGAACCACGAGGCTGCCTCCACCCTGCCACAGAGGGAGGCACCGTGCAAATGTCTTCCGGGTCCGAACCCTTCAACTCCTGGCTGCacaggggttgggggttgggacTGTGATATCGCCTTTCAGACCACCTGGGTAGAGGGGCCGGGAGGAGGACGCTTCCtgcccagttccccatcccaccTCATGCGGCTTTGGCCTTGCACACGTCTCCCCCTGTGAATGTAGCCTCCATCATCACAGACTGCCACAGCTCACGTTGGGGCCTGGACCGGTGCCTGGTGGGGACAGCTGGGTGGCCCCTCTTCAAAACCAGGCAGCTGGAACCAGGGGAGTAGCTCCCCTGGACCTCACGGGAAGGGGCTGatctacattttctctctctctctctctctctctctctctctctctctctccctctttctctctctctttctctctctctcttttgttttactACTTAATCTTAACTGATGAATGTAACCTTTGGGTTGCTTGGGGCCAGGGGGCAATTGTAGGGATGTTTTGACACTTACAGGAGGGCCTCCTGGGCCCGAGGCCTTGAGACCTCCCACATCCCTCCCTGGGAGGCCCAAACGAATCCTGTCAGGGAACCCAGCTGGGGCAGGGCAGCCCTGCTTGCCCCACCTCTGCCCAGCTTAGTAGAAGTCAGAGTGCTGATTCAAACCAAAGCTGCCTGTCCCGTGCCCACTGCCTAGCTCATGGGACTCTGTCCCAGACTGTCTTCGATTCCAAACTGACCATCCTGTCCCTGCCAGGGTGCATGCATTCGGGGGTATAGAAAAATATAGTCCCTAAAATAAAACTCCACCTTTCCCCTTTCAAGAAGGGTGATTCTGGGGCTGTCTCAGGGTTCAGGTGCCCCCTGATGtggcctggctgttctggagcagGCTATCGTAGCAGGGAGGACTCTCAGTAGGGAGAACCAGGGGTGGCCCTGTGCCCCAGGGTTAGTGCCTGTGATGTGTATGAGGAGATGGGGAAAGGGCAGGCCTCGTGGATGGTTATAGGTGACTAGGAAAATTCTCAAGTCCTCAATCCATACCCACCCCCGTCACAAGTTTTATTCACCTGTAGTCTAGGGCTGAGTAGTAAGTTTACAGATGTTCCTGTCTGCCCTCCTGACTGGTCCTTGCTGCCGCCCAGCCTGAGAGCTGGACCAAGGCTGGCAGAGCTGCTCAGCCCTCCCACAGTCCAGCAGGGCCAGCCTTCACAACCCTATGTGAGACACACACGCTCTGGCTCCATGCCCTAAGAGCTGGCGGGGCAAGATAGAGCAGGCTCTCTTATGGACGAAAACCACAATGTAAGGAAGCCCCTTCTAGGGGACACCCCACTCAGGCTAAGTAGTAGTTCTAGGTACCCCAGAGACAGAGGGTTACCCGTTTGTGTACCTCCTATTTCTGAGGACTCTTCAAGGAAGGCTAATGGAGAAAATGGCTTCATTTATCTAAACCAACCCAGTGGCCGGCACCTTGGAGCCTACGGCCCACTGGCAGCTTTGGGGGTAGCCAGATGGTGTTGGCCACAGTGGGGTCCTCAGTGCTGAGCCCCAGGTGCCACTGTCCTAGTGACAACAGGACAGATGCAGGCCACCAGCCCCACTAGCTGAGGTCAGGGGAAAGGCTGCATTTTGCATTGTTGCTGGGATACCTCGAGACCTCCATCaggtggcacatgcacacacaggtggcAGTGCACCTGGGTGCAGACATGTGAATCCACGCCTCTGCACCACTGTGAAGGCCTCTGCATACAAGGGCATGACCATGTGTGTCCTCGTGTCCTTGGTGAAGAACACAAGACTTCCTGTGGCCAGTCCACCCGAGGCGTCCAACTTCCTGCATCCCCTTGCCCCACCCTAGCAGTGCCTGGCCTGGCAGCAcctaggaaagaaagagaggaggggggctGCATTCACCTGGCCCAGACCTGGGTCCCTCCGCATCCTGTAAATATGTCATCTGGGCTGGGTTGGGGAGGCAGGGCCCGGGGCCCACATTAAAGATTAAAGATCACATTCTGGGCTTCCATTGAGCTCACACCAACccatgtctctcctctctctctctctgtaagtgATCGCTCTGAGTCAGTCCTTGCTGTCCAGACTCTGGAGTTGTGACAACTCGGCTGCAGAGAACAAGAGCACCTAGGACAG
This window encodes:
- the Adam11 gene encoding disintegrin and metalloproteinase domain-containing protein 11 isoform X7, which gives rise to MGALASSGSSPGWGGGRAGAAPNLGSEQIWLAPQELNPLISGTPSPPHLPDPSPPSPPWMQGARLPVCCPCPVCSPQLAQAKKEKVRRGHPTVHSETKYVELIVINDHQLFEQMRQSVVLTSNFAKSVVNLADVIYKEQLNTRIVLVAMETWADGDKIQVQDDLLETLARLMVYRREGLPEPSDATHLFSGRTFQSTSSGAAYVGGICSLSRGGGVNEYGNMGAMAVTLAQTLGQNLGMMWNKHRSSAGDCKCPDIWLGCIMEDTGFYLPRKFSRCSIDEYNQFLQEGGGSCLFNKPLKLLDPPECGNGFVEAGEECDCGSVQECSRAGGNCCKKCTLTHDAMCSDGLCCRRCKYEPRGVSCREAVNECDIAETCTGDSSQCPPNLHKLDGYYCDHEQGRCYGGRCKTRDRQCQALWGHAAADRFCYEKLNVEGTERGNCGRKGSGWVQCSKQDVLCGFLLCVNISGAPRLGDLGGDISSVTFYHQGKELDCRGGHVQLADGSDLSYVEDGTACGPNMLCLDHRCLPASAFNFSTCPGSGERRICSHHGVCSNEGKCICQPDWTGKDCSIHNPLPTSPPTGETERYKGPSGTNIIIGSIAGAVLVAAIVLGGTGWGFKNIRRGRYDPTQQGAV
- the Adam11 gene encoding disintegrin and metalloproteinase domain-containing protein 11 isoform X2, coding for MRRLRRWAIAALLLLPLLPPPGLGALGPRGALHWRSSAHVGSPESPEGSEVTEPSRLVRQSSGGEVRKPQLDTRVRQDPPRGTPVHLAQVSFVIPAFDSNFTLDLELNHHLLSSQYVERHFSREGTRQHSTGAGDHCYYHGKLRGNPQSFAALSTCQGLHGVFSDGNLTYIVEPKEIAGPWGPPQGPLPHLIYRTPLLPAPLGCREPGCLFAVPAQSALPNWPKLRRKRQVRRGHPTVHSETKYVELIVINDHQLFEQMRQSVVLTSNFAKSVVNLADVIYKEQLNTRIVLVAMETWADGDKIQVQDDLLETLARLMVYRREGLPEPSDATHLFSGRTFQSTSSGAAYVGGICSLSRGGGVNEYGNMGAMAVTLAQTLGQNLGMMWNKHRSSAGDCKCPDIWLGCIMEDTGFYLPRKFSRCSIDEYNQFLQEGGGSCLFNKPLKLLDPPECGNGFVEAGEECDCGSVQECSRAGGNCCKKCTLTHDAMCSDGLCCRRCKYEPRGVSCREAVNECDIAETCTGDSSQCPPNLHKLDGYYCDHEQGRCYGGRCKTRDRQCQALWGHAAADRFCYEKLNVEGTERGNCGRKGSGWVQCSKQDVLCGFLLCVNISGAPRLGDLGGDISSVTFYHQGKELDCRGGHVQLADGSDLSYVEDGTACGPNMLCLDHRCLPASAFNFSTCPGSGERRICSHHGVCSNEGKCICQPDWTGKDCSIHNPLPTSPPTGETERYKETSVVEGTTRPSRGQCDAGHVIPPAVLVSISSVPLHSVDRELGPIRFPKPCREPGKRVLCLLRPFLLPTRLLGPGPPSSVLSAAGSHGRVGAGTVPCNPFR
- the Adam11 gene encoding disintegrin and metalloproteinase domain-containing protein 11 isoform X8, with the translated sequence MQGARLPVCCPCPVCSPQLAQAKKEKVRRGHPTVHSETKYVELIVINDHQLFEQMRQSVVLTSNFAKSVVNLADVIYKEQLNTRIVLVAMETWADGDKIQVQDDLLETLARLMVYRREGLPEPSDATHLFSGRTFQSTSSGAAYVGGICSLSRGGGVNEYGNMGAMAVTLAQTLGQNLGMMWNKHRSSAGDCKCPDIWLGCIMEDTGFYLPRKFSRCSIDEYNQFLQEGGGSCLFNKPLKLLDPPECGNGFVEAGEECDCGSVQECSRAGGNCCKKCTLTHDAMCSDGLCCRRCKYEPRGVSCREAVNECDIAETCTGDSSQCPPNLHKLDGYYCDHEQGRCYGGRCKTRDRQCQALWGHAAADRFCYEKLNVEGTERGNCGRKGSGWVQCSKQDVLCGFLLCVNISGAPRLGDLGGDISSVTFYHQGKELDCRGGHVQLADGSDLSYVEDGTACGPNMLCLDHRCLPASAFNFSTCPGSGERRICSHHGVCSNEGKCICQPDWTGKDCSIHNPLPTSPPTGETERYKETSVVEGTTRPSRGQCDAGHVIPPAVLVSISSVPLHSVDRELGPIRFPKPCREPGKRVLCLLRPFLLPTRLLGPGPPSSVLSAAGSHGRVGAGTVPCNPFR
- the Adam11 gene encoding disintegrin and metalloproteinase domain-containing protein 11 isoform X3; the encoded protein is MRRLRRWAIAALLLLPLLPPPGLGALGPRGALHWRSSAHVGSPESPEGSEVTEPSRLVRQSSGGEVRKPQLDTRVRQDPPRGTPVHLAQVSFVIPAFDSNFTLDLELNHHLLSSQYVERHFSREGTRQHSTGAGDHCYYHGKLRGNPQSFAALSTCQGLHGVFSDGNLTYIVEPKEIAGPWGPPQGPLPHLIYRTPLLPAPLGCREPGKRGEGGGAGRPGPSYLLFPTGCLFAVPAQSALPNWPKLRRKRQVRRGHPTVHSETKYVELIVINDHQLFEQMRQSVVLTSNFAKSVVNLADVIYKEQLNTRIVLVAMETWADGDKIQVQDDLLETLARLMVYRREGLPEPSDATHLFSGRTFQSTSSGAAYVGGICSLSRGGGVNEYGNMGAMAVTLAQTLGQNLGMMWNKHRSSAGDCKCPDIWLGCIMEDTGFYLPRKFSRCSIDEYNQFLQEGGGSCLFNKPLKLLDPPECGNGFVEAGEECDCGSVQECSRAGGNCCKKCTLTHDAMCSDGLCCRRCKYEPRGVSCREAVNECDIAETCTGDSSQCPPNLHKLDGYYCDHEQGRCYGGRCKTRDRQCQALWGHAAADRFCYEKLNVEGTERGNCGRKGSGWVQCSKQDVLCGFLLCVNISGAPRLGDLGGDISSVTFYHQGKELDCRGGHVQLADGSDLSYVEDGTACGPNMLCLDHRCLPASAFNFSTCPGSGERRICSHHGVCSNEGKCICQPDWTGKDCSIHNPLPTSPPTGETERYKETSVVEGPEGPKCHPAPSEPGTHHLGPEPRGCLHPATEGGTVQMSSGSEPFNSWLHRGWGLGL
- the Adam11 gene encoding disintegrin and metalloproteinase domain-containing protein 11 isoform 2 preproprotein (isoform 2 preproprotein is encoded by transcript variant 2), giving the protein MRRLRRWAIAALLLLPLLPPPGLGALGPRGALHWRSSAHVGSPESPEGSEVTEPSRLVRQSSGGEVRKPQLDTRVRQDPPRGTPVHLAQVSFVIPAFDSNFTLDLELNHHLLSSQYVERHFSREGTRQHSTGAGDHCYYHGKLRGNPQSFAALSTCQGLHGVFSDGNLTYIVEPKEIAGPWGPPQGPLPHLIYRTPLLPAPLGCREPGCLFAVPAQSALPNWPKLRRKRQVRRGHPTVHSETKYVELIVINDHQLFEQMRQSVVLTSNFAKSVVNLADVIYKEQLNTRIVLVAMETWADGDKIQVQDDLLETLARLMVYRREGLPEPSDATHLFSGRTFQSTSSGAAYVGGICSLSRGGGVNEYGNMGAMAVTLAQTLGQNLGMMWNKHRSSAGDCKCPDIWLGCIMEDTGFYLPRKFSRCSIDEYNQFLQEGGGSCLFNKPLKLLDPPECGNGFVEAGEECDCGSVQECSRAGGNCCKKCTLTHDAMCSDGLCCRRCKYEPRGVSCREAVNECDIAETCTGDSSQCPPNLHKLDGYYCDHEQGRCYGGRCKTRDRQCQALWGHAAADRFCYEKLNVEGTERGNCGRKGSGWVQCSKQDVLCGFLLCVNISGAPRLGDLGGDISSVTFYHQGKELDCRGGHVQLADGSDLSYVEDGTACGPNMLCLDHRCLPASAFNFSTCPGSGERRICSHHGVCSNEGKCICQPDWTGKDCSIHNPLPTSPPTGETERYKGPSGTNIIIGSIAGAVLVAAIVLGGTGWGFKNIRRGRSGGA
- the Adam11 gene encoding disintegrin and metalloproteinase domain-containing protein 11 isoform 1 precursor (isoform 1 precursor is encoded by transcript variant 1), with product MRRLRRWAIAALLLLPLLPPPGLGALGPRGALHWRSSAHVGSPESPEGSEVTEPSRLVRQSSGGEVRKPQLDTRVRQDPPRGTPVHLAQVSFVIPAFDSNFTLDLELNHHLLSSQYVERHFSREGTRQHSTGAGDHCYYHGKLRGNPQSFAALSTCQGLHGVFSDGNLTYIVEPKEIAGPWGPPQGPLPHLIYRTPLLPAPLGCREPGCLFAVPAQSALPNWPKLRRKRQVRRGHPTVHSETKYVELIVINDHQLFEQMRQSVVLTSNFAKSVVNLADVIYKEQLNTRIVLVAMETWADGDKIQVQDDLLETLARLMVYRREGLPEPSDATHLFSGRTFQSTSSGAAYVGGICSLSRGGGVNEYGNMGAMAVTLAQTLGQNLGMMWNKHRSSAGDCKCPDIWLGCIMEDTGFYLPRKFSRCSIDEYNQFLQEGGGSCLFNKPLKLLDPPECGNGFVEAGEECDCGSVQECSRAGGNCCKKCTLTHDAMCSDGLCCRRCKYEPRGVSCREAVNECDIAETCTGDSSQCPPNLHKLDGYYCDHEQGRCYGGRCKTRDRQCQALWGHAAADRFCYEKLNVEGTERGNCGRKGSGWVQCSKQDVLCGFLLCVNISGAPRLGDLGGDISSVTFYHQGKELDCRGGHVQLADGSDLSYVEDGTACGPNMLCLDHRCLPASAFNFSTCPGSGERRICSHHGVCSNEGKCICQPDWTGKDCSIHNPLPTSPPTGETERYKGPSGTNIIIGSIAGAVLVAAIVLGGTGWGFKNIRRGRYDPTQQGAV
- the Adam11 gene encoding disintegrin and metalloproteinase domain-containing protein 11 isoform X9 — protein: MRQSVVLTSNFAKSVVNLADVIYKEQLNTRIVLVAMETWADGDKIQVQDDLLETLARLMVYRREGLPEPSDATHLFSGRTFQSTSSGAAYVGGICSLSRGGGVNEYGNMGAMAVTLAQTLGQNLGMMWNKHRSSAGDCKCPDIWLGCIMEDTGFYLPRKFSRCSIDEYNQFLQEGGGSCLFNKPLKLLDPPECGNGFVEAGEECDCGSVQECSRAGGNCCKKCTLTHDAMCSDGLCCRRCKYEPRGVSCREAVNECDIAETCTGDSSQCPPNLHKLDGYYCDHEQGRCYGGRCKTRDRQCQALWGHAAADRFCYEKLNVEGTERGNCGRKGSGWVQCSKQDVLCGFLLCVNISGAPRLGDLGGDISSVTFYHQGKELDCRGGHVQLADGSDLSYVEDGTACGPNMLCLDHRCLPASAFNFSTCPGSGERRICSHHGVCSNEGKCICQPDWTGKDCSIHNPLPTSPPTGETERYKGPSGTNIIIGSIAGAVLVAAIVLGGTGWGFKNIRRGRYDPTQQGAV
- the Adam11 gene encoding disintegrin and metalloproteinase domain-containing protein 11 isoform X6, whose product is MGALASSGSSPGWGGGRAGAAPNLGSEQIWLAPQELNPLISGTPSPPHLPDPSPPSPPWMQGARLPVCCPCPVCSPQLAQAKKEKVRRGHPTVHSETKYVELIVINDHQLFEQMRQSVVLTSNFAKSVVNLADVIYKEQLNTRIVLVAMETWADGDKIQVQDDLLETLARLMVYRREGLPEPSDATHLFSGRTFQSTSSGAAYVGGICSLSRGGGVNEYGNMGAMAVTLAQTLGQNLGMMWNKHRSSAGDCKCPDIWLGCIMEDTGFYLPRKFSRCSIDEYNQFLQEGGGSCLFNKPLKLLDPPECGNGFVEAGEECDCGSVQECSRAGGNCCKKCTLTHDAMCSDGLCCRRCKYEPRGVSCREAVNECDIAETCTGDSSQCPPNLHKLDGYYCDHEQGRCYGGRCKTRDRQCQALWGHAAADRFCYEKLNVEGTERGNCGRKGSGWVQCSKQDVLCGFLLCVNISGAPRLGDLGGDISSVTFYHQGKELDCRGGHVQLADGSDLSYVEDGTACGPNMLCLDHRCLPASAFNFSTCPGSGERRICSHHGVCSNEGKCICQPDWTGKDCSIHNPLPTSPPTGETERYKETSVVEGTTRPSRGQCDAGHVIPPAVLVSISSVPLHSVDRELGPIRFPKPCREPGKRVLCLLRPFLLPTRLLGPGPPSSVLSAAGSHGRVGAGTVPCNPFR
- the Adam11 gene encoding disintegrin and metalloproteinase domain-containing protein 11 isoform X1, with the translated sequence MRRLRRWAIAALLLLPLLPPPGLGALGPRGALHWRSSAHVGSPESPEGSEVTEPSRLVRQSSGGEVRKPQLDTRVRQDPPRGTPVHLAQVSFVIPAFDSNFTLDLELNHHLLSSQYVERHFSREGTRQHSTGAGDHCYYHGKLRGNPQSFAALSTCQGLHGVFSDGNLTYIVEPKEIAGPWGPPQGPLPHLIYRTPLLPAPLGCREPGKRGEGGGAGRPGPSYLLFPTGCLFAVPAQSALPNWPKLRRKRQVRRGHPTVHSETKYVELIVINDHQLFEQMRQSVVLTSNFAKSVVNLADVIYKEQLNTRIVLVAMETWADGDKIQVQDDLLETLARLMVYRREGLPEPSDATHLFSGRTFQSTSSGAAYVGGICSLSRGGGVNEYGNMGAMAVTLAQTLGQNLGMMWNKHRSSAGDCKCPDIWLGCIMEDTGFYLPRKFSRCSIDEYNQFLQEGGGSCLFNKPLKLLDPPECGNGFVEAGEECDCGSVQECSRAGGNCCKKCTLTHDAMCSDGLCCRRCKYEPRGVSCREAVNECDIAETCTGDSSQCPPNLHKLDGYYCDHEQGRCYGGRCKTRDRQCQALWGHAAADRFCYEKLNVEGTERGNCGRKGSGWVQCSKQDVLCGFLLCVNISGAPRLGDLGGDISSVTFYHQGKELDCRGGHVQLADGSDLSYVEDGTACGPNMLCLDHRCLPASAFNFSTCPGSGERRICSHHGVCSNEGKCICQPDWTGKDCSIHNPLPTSPPTGETERYKETSVVEGTTRPSRGQCDAGHVIPPAVLVSISSVPLHSVDRELGPIRFPKPCREPGKRVLCLLRPFLLPTRLLGPGPPSSVLSAAGSHGRVGAGTVPCNPFR